A region of uncultured Carboxylicivirga sp. DNA encodes the following proteins:
- a CDS encoding phytoene/squalene synthase family protein, translating into MKQLFDKSSYSCSRLVTKTYSTSFSKAITLLAPSVRPAIYAIYGFVRYADEIVDTFDSYNQDELFNEFEENYKKALDRKISMNPILNAFQEIVHQYKLYNLVDDFMISMRMDLYKTNYKTVEEYAEYIYGSADVVGLMCLKVFVKSDEKRYAELEPFARRLGSAFQKVNFLRDLKDDTLNLGRSYFPNLQNYTLNEDTKKDIIKDIEADFKEAYKGIVRLPMEGRLGVYLAYRYYMRLLRELKVTDSKKIMKERVRVNNFFKMEILLKAYVRYKLNIL; encoded by the coding sequence ATGAAACAGTTGTTTGATAAATCAAGCTATAGCTGTAGTAGATTGGTGACGAAAACCTATAGTACATCATTCTCAAAAGCAATCACTCTTCTTGCTCCTTCTGTCAGGCCAGCTATCTATGCCATTTATGGATTTGTCAGATATGCTGATGAAATTGTCGATACTTTCGATTCATACAATCAGGATGAGTTATTTAACGAATTTGAGGAGAATTACAAAAAAGCGCTTGATCGAAAAATTAGTATGAATCCAATCCTAAATGCTTTCCAGGAGATAGTTCATCAGTATAAATTATACAATCTGGTGGATGATTTTATGATAAGTATGCGAATGGATTTGTATAAAACCAACTATAAAACAGTTGAAGAATATGCCGAATATATTTATGGTTCGGCGGATGTGGTTGGTCTAATGTGTCTGAAGGTTTTTGTTAAAAGTGACGAAAAACGTTATGCTGAGTTGGAGCCATTTGCAAGAAGATTAGGTTCAGCTTTTCAAAAAGTCAATTTTTTGCGTGACTTGAAAGATGATACCCTAAATTTAGGAAGATCTTATTTTCCAAATCTTCAGAATTATACTCTCAACGAGGATACAAAAAAGGATATTATAAAAGACATTGAAGCGGATTTCAAAGAAGCCTACAAAGGAATTGTTCGTCTACCGATGGAAGGCCGTTTAGGGGTTTATCTGGCTTACAGATATTATATGCGTTTGCTAAGAGAATTAAAAGTAACGGATAGTAAGAAAATAATGAAAGAAAGGGTACGGGTTAATAATTTTTTCAAGATGGAAATTCTTTTAAAAGCATATGTTCGATATAAGTTAAACATTTTGTAA
- a CDS encoding sterol desaturase family protein, which yields MVFLYILIVILTFLLMEGITWFTHKYIMHGFLWVLHEDHHDLLHETTFEKNDSFFIIFATPSILLFYFGFNPVLNFMFFIGLGIFFYGIAYFLIHDVYIHHRFNWMKNVEHTYFKGLWLAHKSHHKGGKCFGMLYVPKRFMEEAKHLSVQEIKSGLI from the coding sequence ATGGTGTTTTTATATATTCTAATAGTCATTCTTACTTTCTTATTGATGGAAGGAATAACATGGTTTACTCACAAATACATTATGCATGGTTTTTTGTGGGTATTGCATGAGGATCATCATGATTTACTGCATGAAACAACCTTTGAGAAGAATGATTCGTTTTTTATCATTTTTGCCACACCTAGTATTCTGCTATTCTATTTTGGTTTTAATCCAGTTTTAAACTTTATGTTCTTTATTGGCTTGGGTATTTTCTTTTATGGAATAGCATATTTTCTCATACATGATGTATACATCCATCATCGATTTAATTGGATGAAGAATGTTGAGCATACTTACTTCAAAGGATTATGGTTAGCGCATAAGAGTCACCATAAAGGAGGAAAATGTTTCGGTATGCTTTATGTACCCAAAAGATTTATGGAAGAGGCCAAACATTTGTCAGTTCAGGAGATTAAAAGCGGACTGATTTGA
- a CDS encoding lycopene cyclase domain-containing protein — protein sequence MNWQNLTYLFVDLSCIVIPLIASFYPKHPFYKEWKYFLPANFLIGLSFIIWDYFFTEAGIWGFNPDYLTGLYIFNLPIEEILFFIFIPYACVFTWYALKYLLRQNFLRNIERSLSLIMAIFLIGLAIISYNRLYTFITFLSTGIFLLTIYFSRTSLAWIYLSYLLIIPFFLASNGILTGSWIAEPIVWYNNQENLGIRIGTIPVEDSIYGFLLIALNIQLYKWIKQWATKKVIE from the coding sequence TTGAATTGGCAAAATCTGACATATCTGTTTGTTGATTTGAGTTGTATTGTAATACCGCTCATTGCCAGCTTTTATCCAAAACATCCTTTTTATAAAGAATGGAAGTATTTTTTACCGGCCAATTTCTTGATTGGGTTATCATTCATCATCTGGGATTATTTTTTTACTGAAGCTGGTATCTGGGGATTTAATCCGGATTATCTTACAGGACTATATATCTTCAATCTCCCGATTGAAGAAATCTTATTTTTTATATTTATTCCTTATGCATGTGTTTTTACCTGGTATGCATTAAAATATTTGCTTCGTCAAAACTTTCTCAGAAATATTGAAAGATCATTAAGCCTGATTATGGCTATTTTTTTAATCGGCTTGGCAATTATAAGTTATAATCGACTGTATACTTTTATAACTTTTTTATCTACAGGAATATTTCTGTTAACCATTTATTTTAGTCGTACTAGTTTAGCCTGGATATATTTATCTTATTTGTTAATTATACCCTTTTTTCTGGCAAGTAATGGAATTCTAACCGGCTCCTGGATAGCAGAACCAATTGTTTGGTATAACAATCAGGAGAACCTTGGAATTAGGATAGGAACAATACCTGTTGAGGATAGTATTTATGGTTTTTTATTAATTGCCTTGAATATTCAACTTTATAAGTGGATTAAACAATGGGCAACAAAAAAGGTCATTGAATAA
- a CDS encoding ATP-binding cassette domain-containing protein → MSEEILKALMQLFGLIAKQDGGVEANETEYVKTFLKQQLSSDAVEEYFSLFLKFSKDSKLGKDEPEGTVKLTSMKDSVKILGICKKINKQLNKEQKVVVLLRLYELVNTDRKFTEQRMAIINTVADVFKLPKEEIDAIESYTVNDDITKLDLPDVMVINDSKQSFNNAKHIQCGTLHGHVLILRVKSAGLYFLRYTGQQELFLNSLLINNRRIYLFSKGSFIKLPKGPPVYYTDVVSHFLADSTASKISYEVNDVMYQFKSGGIGLREINISEGQGKLIGIMGASGAGKTTLLNVLSGIESPTQGEVLINGYNLHKERDKVEGVIGYIPQDDLLIEELTVFDNLYYNAKLCFKDKKEDEIKELVDNTLNNLGLYERRHLKVGSPLNKMISGGQRKRLNIALELIREPGILFVDEPTSGLSSRDSENVMNLLRELALKGKLIFVVIHQPSSDIYKMFDKMYILDTGGYPVFYGNPSESLIYFKQLDAQINSDQGECPACGNLNPEQIFNIIDANVIDEYGNYTNKRKTKPEEWHVHYKENIEIPTTDRVNSEPPKSLNIPSWFNQFKIYTKRDFFAKISNKQYILLNLLEAPLLGFILAYLIHYIVDPESNVYIFRENDNIPPYFFMGIIVALFFGLIVSAEEIFKDAKILKRESFLNLSRSSYLVSKILILFTISAIQMVLFVLVGNFILGIKGMTLEFWLALFSISAFANILGLILSASFNSIVTIYILIPLVMIPQMVLGGAMFTFDKLNKDFTSIDKVPIVAEVMPSRYIYEGLMVHQYKHNNYRKNIFDTEVINSQSDFKQVYYIPELEEVLNNCRKYFLDSSDQSEESFIADLDLLHNEISKELKRVPTIGFDKLDQINKESFNPELASEIEAYLKTLKSHYSNLFFEANNKIDLFISQNLKHNKEKFNRIKDDFMNESISDIVRKTFDKNKILRDGNKLVQVVDPIYQIPEPENFIDFRTHFFAPQKHFAGKYFDTLWFNISIVWLLTIVMYIALYFDWLKRSLDYLGELKLFKK, encoded by the coding sequence ATGAGTGAAGAAATTCTAAAAGCCCTGATGCAGCTGTTTGGTCTTATTGCCAAACAAGATGGTGGAGTTGAGGCAAATGAGACTGAATATGTTAAGACTTTTCTTAAACAACAGTTAAGTTCTGATGCTGTAGAGGAATATTTCTCACTGTTTTTAAAATTTTCAAAGGATTCGAAATTAGGCAAGGACGAACCTGAAGGTACTGTCAAGCTTACATCTATGAAGGATTCTGTGAAGATTCTGGGGATTTGTAAAAAAATTAATAAGCAACTTAATAAAGAACAAAAAGTAGTTGTTCTTTTGCGTTTGTACGAATTAGTTAATACCGACCGTAAGTTTACAGAACAACGGATGGCAATTATCAATACCGTTGCAGACGTATTTAAATTGCCAAAGGAAGAGATTGATGCAATTGAATCCTATACTGTTAATGATGACATAACAAAATTGGATCTTCCTGATGTAATGGTCATTAATGACAGTAAGCAGTCATTTAACAATGCAAAACACATACAATGTGGTACCTTACACGGACATGTTTTAATTCTTCGTGTTAAAAGTGCCGGATTGTATTTCTTAAGATACACGGGGCAGCAAGAACTATTTTTGAACAGCTTGTTGATCAACAATCGTCGTATCTACTTATTCTCGAAAGGTAGTTTCATTAAACTACCAAAGGGACCTCCGGTATATTACACTGATGTAGTATCCCATTTTCTGGCCGATTCAACCGCATCCAAAATTTCGTATGAAGTAAATGATGTAATGTATCAGTTTAAATCCGGAGGCATTGGTCTTCGTGAAATAAACATTTCTGAAGGACAAGGGAAGCTTATCGGTATAATGGGAGCCAGTGGTGCTGGTAAAACAACACTGCTGAATGTATTATCGGGCATTGAATCTCCAACACAAGGGGAGGTTTTAATCAATGGTTACAATCTTCATAAAGAAAGAGACAAAGTTGAAGGTGTAATTGGTTATATTCCACAGGATGATCTTCTGATTGAAGAATTGACCGTGTTTGATAACCTTTATTATAACGCTAAACTTTGCTTTAAAGATAAGAAAGAAGACGAAATAAAAGAACTGGTTGACAATACTTTAAACAACCTGGGCTTATATGAGCGTCGTCATTTAAAGGTTGGTTCCCCATTAAACAAAATGATTAGTGGAGGACAACGTAAAAGGTTGAATATTGCGTTGGAGTTGATTCGTGAACCGGGTATTTTATTTGTTGATGAACCAACATCAGGTTTATCATCACGCGACTCGGAAAATGTAATGAATCTGCTTCGTGAGTTGGCACTTAAAGGCAAACTTATTTTTGTTGTCATTCACCAGCCATCATCGGATATCTATAAGATGTTCGATAAAATGTACATTCTTGATACTGGTGGTTATCCGGTTTTCTATGGAAACCCAAGCGAGTCTCTTATTTACTTTAAACAACTCGATGCGCAAATAAACAGCGATCAGGGTGAGTGTCCGGCTTGTGGTAATCTGAATCCCGAACAGATTTTTAATATCATCGATGCAAATGTTATCGATGAATATGGAAATTATACAAACAAGCGAAAAACAAAACCTGAGGAGTGGCATGTTCATTACAAGGAAAATATTGAAATTCCTACTACTGACAGAGTAAATAGTGAACCACCAAAGTCACTTAATATTCCTTCATGGTTTAATCAGTTCAAGATTTACACCAAAAGGGATTTCTTTGCCAAAATAAGTAACAAGCAATACATTCTGCTTAATTTATTGGAAGCACCTCTGCTTGGTTTTATTCTGGCTTACTTGATTCATTATATTGTAGATCCGGAATCAAACGTATACATATTCCGTGAGAACGATAATATTCCTCCATATTTCTTTATGGGTATTATTGTCGCCCTCTTTTTCGGCCTCATTGTAAGTGCTGAAGAAATTTTTAAAGATGCCAAAATACTTAAGCGGGAATCCTTTCTGAATTTGAGCAGATCAAGTTACCTGGTTTCGAAGATTTTAATTCTGTTTACCATATCGGCAATACAAATGGTTCTGTTTGTGCTGGTCGGTAATTTCATTCTTGGCATCAAAGGTATGACGCTGGAGTTTTGGTTGGCTTTGTTCTCAATCTCAGCGTTTGCGAATATCTTAGGTTTAATTCTTTCGGCATCATTTAATTCTATTGTTACCATTTACATTTTAATACCATTGGTTATGATTCCTCAAATGGTATTAGGCGGAGCAATGTTTACATTCGATAAGCTAAACAAAGACTTTACAAGTATTGATAAAGTACCTATTGTTGCTGAAGTAATGCCATCAAGGTACATCTACGAAGGCCTGATGGTTCATCAGTACAAACACAATAACTATCGAAAAAATATCTTCGATACAGAAGTTATTAACAGTCAATCTGACTTCAAACAGGTATACTACATTCCTGAATTAGAAGAGGTTTTAAATAATTGCAGAAAATATTTTCTGGATTCGTCAGATCAATCTGAAGAATCATTCATTGCTGATTTAGATTTATTACACAACGAAATATCTAAAGAACTTAAAAGAGTTCCTACAATTGGTTTTGATAAGTTAGACCAGATAAATAAAGAGAGTTTTAACCCTGAATTGGCATCAGAGATAGAAGCATATCTAAAAACGCTGAAAAGCCATTACAGTAATCTGTTTTTTGAAGCCAATAATAAAATTGATTTATTTATTTCACAGAATTTAAAGCACAACAAAGAAAAATTCAATCGAATCAAAGATGATTTCATGAATGAAAGCATTTCTGACATTGTGCGTAAGACTTTCGACAAAAACAAAATTCTAAGAGATGGTAATAAGTTGGTACAGGTGGTTGACCCTATCTATCAAATTCCTGAACCAGAAAACTTTATAGATTTCAGAACACATTTCTTTGCACCTCAAAAACACTTTGCTGGTAAATATTTTGATACCTTATGGTTTAACATTAGCATAGTTTGGTTATTAACCATTGTTATGTATATTGCATTATACTTTGATTGGTTAAAGAGATCATTAGATTATCTTGGAGAATTAAAGCTATTCAAAAAGTAA
- a CDS encoding DUF1987 domain-containing protein: MELINIKGTDDTPNVILDKDSAKFEISGRSLPEDVNMFYEPILNWIDEYAEAPCEKTEFNFKLEYFNTASSKIILDILLKFEEIVENGHDVVINWHYHEDEEDMLEAGEEYADIVEIPFEYVAYTD; encoded by the coding sequence ATGGAACTTATAAACATTAAGGGAACTGACGATACCCCCAATGTAATACTTGATAAAGACAGTGCTAAATTTGAGATTTCAGGCCGATCTCTTCCGGAAGATGTAAATATGTTCTATGAACCTATTCTTAACTGGATTGACGAATACGCCGAAGCTCCATGTGAAAAAACTGAATTTAATTTCAAACTGGAATACTTTAATACAGCATCATCAAAAATAATTCTTGATATCCTTTTAAAGTTCGAAGAGATCGTTGAGAATGGACATGATGTAGTAATCAACTGGCATTATCACGAAGATGAAGAAGATATGTTGGAAGCCGGTGAAGAGTATGCTGACATTGTGGAGATTCCATTTGAATACGTTGCATACACTGACTAA
- a CDS encoding SiaB family protein kinase, whose product MDKKNENQGFLDFAYQMYKSMKTNEINLVYEGEVTQEITKTFTSLTEKSLAKSEESNTVQRKVFNVMVECLQNISKHADSLTDEEDDRRGIVMVSHGEESYNIITGNVIKNEKVEDLKKNLEQVNSLDKKGLSDLYKQQMRDGKISEKGGAGLGFIDIAKKTGSKLGYQFKELNKEVSFFILTSTIKRT is encoded by the coding sequence ATGGATAAAAAAAATGAAAATCAAGGTTTTCTGGATTTTGCTTACCAGATGTACAAAAGCATGAAAACCAATGAGATTAATTTAGTTTACGAAGGTGAGGTAACACAGGAAATCACAAAGACCTTTACATCACTGACGGAAAAAAGTCTTGCCAAATCTGAAGAATCCAATACGGTTCAAAGAAAAGTATTCAACGTAATGGTTGAATGTCTTCAGAACATAAGCAAACATGCCGACTCCTTAACAGACGAAGAGGATGACAGAAGAGGTATTGTAATGGTAAGTCATGGAGAAGAAAGTTATAACATTATTACAGGTAATGTTATAAAAAATGAGAAAGTTGAAGACCTCAAGAAAAATCTCGAGCAAGTTAACAGCCTTGACAAAAAAGGACTATCTGATCTTTACAAGCAACAAATGCGAGACGGAAAAATTTCAGAAAAAGGAGGTGCCGGTCTGGGATTTATCGATATCGCTAAAAAAACAGGTAGTAAACTTGGATATCAGTTTAAAGAACTGAATAAAGAGGTTAGCTTTTTTATCTTAACATCAACAATTAAACGAACTTAA
- a CDS encoding Gfo/Idh/MocA family oxidoreductase: protein MEKVRIGVLSTSNHFIKRIILPVQQLDNVELYAIASRSELKAQEIANEFGIPFHYGSYEDLLADENIDAVYIPLPNHMHAEWIKKAADAGKHILCEKPLCMNTAEAEEILEHTQRKDVLLLEAFMYKFHPQWQLVRDIIRTNNIGKITYIHTSFSYNNPSANNIRNIAEFGGGGIRDIGCYAISVPRFILDKEPLQVVSNIIEHPEFKTDMLSSSILDFGGTIASFHVGTTSDSFQKVDIIGTAGHINIHLPFNTYSDVPATVTVTTSIGSRDVTFDPIDQYGLMFQNFADTILNKTPLPFSSDDAILNQKVMDAVFRSAQNKGWELVD, encoded by the coding sequence ATGGAGAAAGTAAGAATAGGTGTATTAAGTACATCTAATCATTTTATTAAAAGAATTATACTTCCTGTTCAGCAATTGGATAATGTTGAATTATATGCTATTGCATCCAGATCTGAATTAAAAGCGCAGGAGATTGCTAATGAATTTGGTATTCCCTTTCACTATGGCAGTTATGAAGATTTATTAGCGGATGAGAACATCGATGCCGTCTATATTCCCCTCCCTAATCATATGCATGCCGAATGGATAAAGAAAGCAGCAGATGCCGGTAAACACATTCTTTGTGAAAAACCTCTTTGCATGAACACAGCTGAGGCTGAAGAGATTTTGGAACACACTCAACGAAAAGACGTGTTATTACTTGAAGCGTTCATGTATAAGTTTCACCCACAATGGCAATTGGTTCGCGACATTATTAGGACTAATAACATTGGAAAAATAACTTATATACATACATCCTTTTCATACAACAATCCTTCAGCAAACAATATAAGAAACATTGCGGAATTTGGAGGAGGTGGAATACGTGATATAGGTTGTTATGCGATCTCGGTACCACGGTTTATTCTTGACAAGGAACCATTACAAGTGGTTAGTAATATAATTGAGCATCCTGAATTTAAAACAGACATGCTCTCATCTTCAATACTTGATTTTGGAGGAACCATTGCTTCTTTTCATGTTGGCACCACTTCAGACTCATTTCAAAAAGTAGATATTATTGGAACAGCCGGTCATATTAACATTCATCTTCCATTTAATACCTATTCTGATGTGCCGGCCACAGTTACTGTAACTACTTCAATTGGATCACGTGATGTCACTTTTGATCCGATTGATCAATATGGACTAATGTTTCAGAATTTCGCGGATACTATTTTAAACAAAACACCACTTCCTTTTAGCTCCGATGATGCCATTTTAAATCAGAAGGTAATGGATGCTGTTTTCAGATCAGCACAGAATAAAGGCTGGGAACTTGTGGACTAA
- a CDS encoding two-component regulator propeller domain-containing protein — protein sequence MKHIITISLSLLLISSLNAQWYNNWRDHFSYRNCEHIAESDNYIIGATETGLIIYNYLTGETKKISTVSGLNDVGISAIASVGDDTFIIGYETGNIDLYSINNVYNIPDLKNKSLQGSKKINHFKIHEGKVYCSTNFGILVINIEKKEISDTYYLGLNSSNLIINQCEIVNNSIYAATERGLLRADLDDPLIAYYQSWSDIGSSSLEHVTIKSFQNDLVTIFEPTTNNYSILYGNEDNWSSIKTTRNYKNIGITDNELILSETNLITKYDSNFNVVESIKEYDSSEVDPQTINLNEAYYSEDKHFYFIVDKNHGIVVKDDQDEEFILPDGPYSNNAFDLHFSPHGLYTVAGALTTDYNNTNTYAEYSFYQNGQWNYYKNKIKDEMSLWRDLIRICSDPTDESIVYMSSWGGGIFVVQNGKIINQFNQFNSALTNIFPNGNQNYVRVGGIATDSEGNVWMSNSEVENGIVIRDHNDTTKWHQFSYETLNNLHSVKQILIAKNDFLWIIIPNTTRRGLLVINPNGTLTDQADDQYRGPVSKGSETDNRNVGQLKIWDESLNEITNNVYCITEDKNGYIWLGTDNGVVVYYRPWAIFSDDYPIASRIKIPRNDGSNLADYLLENENITCITVDGANRKWIGTQNSGLFLVSDDGVTSYETFNIDNSPLPSNYINDIAIDPNSGEVFIATSKGIVSYKGKATEGHEDLNTIYAYPNPVREDFSGEITITGLVKDSNVKITTASGKLVYETRSLGGRAYWNGRNLSGEKVKSGVYIAYISSEDGSEVQTTKILIVR from the coding sequence ATGAAGCATATTATCACAATCAGCCTTTCTTTACTTTTAATATCCAGCCTTAACGCCCAATGGTATAATAACTGGCGTGATCATTTCTCATACAGAAATTGTGAACATATAGCTGAAAGTGATAACTATATAATTGGAGCTACAGAAACCGGTTTAATAATCTATAACTATTTAACTGGCGAAACAAAAAAGATAAGCACAGTATCAGGCTTGAATGATGTTGGTATAAGTGCTATTGCTAGTGTTGGTGATGACACTTTTATTATTGGATATGAAACCGGAAATATTGATCTATATTCAATAAATAATGTTTATAACATTCCAGATTTAAAGAATAAATCCTTACAAGGGAGTAAAAAAATAAACCATTTTAAAATTCATGAAGGTAAAGTTTATTGTAGTACCAATTTTGGGATATTGGTTATTAATATTGAGAAAAAAGAGATTTCCGACACCTATTATCTTGGTCTGAACTCATCAAACCTTATTATTAATCAATGCGAGATTGTCAATAATTCAATTTACGCTGCAACAGAACGAGGATTACTTAGAGCTGATCTTGATGATCCTTTAATTGCTTATTATCAATCGTGGAGCGACATAGGCTCCTCTTCATTGGAACATGTTACTATAAAATCCTTTCAAAACGATCTGGTAACTATCTTCGAACCTACCACTAATAACTATTCCATTTTATATGGCAATGAAGATAACTGGTCTTCAATTAAAACAACCAGAAACTATAAAAATATTGGAATCACTGATAATGAACTTATCCTCTCCGAAACAAACTTGATAACAAAATATGATTCCAACTTTAATGTTGTAGAATCAATTAAAGAATATGACAGTTCAGAGGTAGATCCTCAAACCATAAACCTAAATGAAGCATATTACTCCGAAGATAAACATTTCTACTTTATTGTTGATAAAAACCATGGCATTGTTGTTAAAGATGATCAGGATGAAGAATTTATCCTTCCTGACGGCCCTTATTCCAACAATGCATTTGACTTACATTTTAGTCCTCACGGATTATATACGGTAGCAGGAGCTTTAACCACAGACTACAACAATACAAATACATATGCTGAATATTCTTTTTATCAAAACGGTCAATGGAATTATTATAAAAACAAAATAAAAGACGAAATGTCTTTGTGGAGGGATCTTATTCGTATTTGTTCAGATCCAACAGACGAAAGTATAGTATATATGTCTTCATGGGGAGGAGGAATATTTGTTGTTCAAAATGGCAAAATAATCAATCAATTCAATCAATTCAATAGTGCTCTTACTAATATATTTCCTAATGGTAACCAGAACTATGTAAGAGTTGGTGGTATTGCTACAGATAGTGAAGGTAATGTATGGATGTCAAATAGTGAAGTTGAAAATGGGATTGTAATAAGAGATCATAATGATACTACAAAATGGCATCAATTTTCTTATGAGACCTTAAATAACCTTCACAGCGTTAAGCAAATTTTAATTGCTAAAAATGATTTCCTATGGATTATTATACCAAACACAACACGTAGAGGATTGTTGGTAATTAATCCCAATGGAACCTTGACTGATCAAGCGGATGACCAATACAGAGGCCCTGTAAGTAAAGGATCTGAAACTGACAACCGCAACGTGGGCCAACTAAAGATATGGGATGAATCACTAAATGAAATTACGAATAATGTTTATTGCATAACAGAAGATAAAAATGGATACATCTGGCTTGGTACAGACAATGGTGTGGTAGTCTATTATCGGCCTTGGGCAATATTTAGTGATGATTATCCTATTGCCAGTAGAATAAAAATCCCCAGAAATGATGGAAGTAATTTAGCTGATTACCTTTTAGAGAATGAAAATATTACGTGCATAACCGTTGATGGAGCTAATCGCAAATGGATTGGCACTCAAAATTCAGGTCTTTTTTTGGTATCCGATGATGGTGTCACCTCTTATGAAACATTTAATATTGACAATTCACCACTCCCATCAAACTATATTAATGATATTGCCATTGATCCAAACTCAGGAGAAGTTTTCATCGCAACAAGCAAAGGGATTGTTTCATACAAGGGAAAAGCAACTGAAGGACACGAAGATTTAAATACAATTTATGCTTATCCTAATCCTGTTAGAGAAGACTTTTCCGGCGAAATTACAATAACCGGATTGGTTAAAGATAGTAATGTAAAAATAACAACTGCCAGTGGCAAGCTTGTATACGAAACAAGATCATTAGGAGGTAGAGCCTACTGGAATGGACGAAATTTAAGTGGAGAAAAAGTTAAATCTGGTGTTTACATTGCATATATATCTTCTGAAGATGGCTCTGAAGTGCAGACTACAAAAATATTGATAGTTCGCTGA
- a CDS encoding non-canonical purine NTP diphosphatase, which produces MELVFATNNINKLKEIQASIGSGITLKSLSDIMCFNDIPETSDTLEGNARQKAEYIYSKYGVNCFADDTGLEIEALNGEPGVYSARYAGPQRNAEDNMQKVLELLSTETNRNARFRTVISLIIDGKEYQFEGIVDGIILNKKTGIEGFGYDPIFQPIEHTKSFAEMSLLEKNKISHRARAIQKLVEFLKKK; this is translated from the coding sequence ATGGAATTAGTTTTTGCCACAAATAACATTAACAAATTAAAGGAAATACAGGCATCTATTGGCTCGGGTATAACTTTAAAAAGCCTGAGCGATATTATGTGTTTCAATGACATCCCGGAAACCAGTGACACCCTGGAGGGAAATGCGCGACAAAAAGCTGAATATATTTATTCTAAATATGGTGTAAACTGTTTTGCTGATGATACTGGTCTTGAGATTGAAGCCCTAAATGGAGAACCGGGCGTCTATTCAGCAAGATATGCAGGCCCTCAAAGAAATGCAGAAGATAACATGCAGAAGGTTCTTGAATTATTAAGTACAGAAACAAACCGAAATGCCAGATTCAGAACTGTAATTTCATTAATCATTGATGGTAAAGAATATCAATTTGAGGGAATTGTAGATGGCATTATACTTAATAAAAAAACAGGTATCGAAGGATTTGGGTATGACCCAATTTTCCAACCCATCGAGCACACCAAGTCTTTTGCAGAAATGTCACTTTTGGAGAAAAACAAAATAAGCCATAGAGCAAGAGCTATTCAAAAATTAGTTGAATTTCTTAAGAAGAAATAA